Below is a window of Quercus robur chromosome 6, dhQueRobu3.1, whole genome shotgun sequence DNA.
taaatttgttattttttgaaatttcaaaaagcttaatttattacttctaaaattgtaagatttattttttagtttttctgaATATTGTAAGATTTGGTTTGTTAAATCctttctcaacccaaaaaatgaaaaaaaagaaagaaaaaaaaaattgttacaccTCTAAAGGCACACTCATATGAGACGGCATATTGGGTTgcagtttatttttttagaacacAGCTgattcctcttcttctttttagaCAGTCACAGACACACAGTTACAGTGCAAGACAAGGAGCAAAGTTACCGAGGCTTAGTTTTCCTTACGCCGGTAGTCCCTGCTCCTTAATCGCCGATTGAAATTACTGCAAAACCGACAGGtacccttttgtttttttttttttttgggtttagccCATATTTTGTTGCAATTTATTTTGTGATATATCTTATGAATGGTTGTAAAATTTTTGATGATTGATGATGGGCATGAGTGTTTGTGTTTCGTTATACATTGCTCTTCTCTAAAGTTTATAGAAACGTTTTAAGACGGTTTTagatttgcaatttttttggtCTCTCTGGTACTTGCAAACCAAATTTTTGTGGGTTCGAGTCAGGttaattgataaaatctctTGTCGTCGAATAAAGAAAACCTGGGATCGAATCCGCCagcacaaaaaaagaaacttattGGTGTGTTGACCTTGTAATGAGAAATCATGATAGAGCGGACGCCATGGGTTCAAATCCTTGTAGAATGATTTGTTATGCTTCACTAAGTCAATGTCCTTAAAACACTTTAAAAccttaaaaatttaaacatggCATTCGGTGTCTCGGTGAACTCCTCAATCATCTATACACTGTCAAGGTTTTGATTGTTTGCAGTTACAAACTTCTGGTTTAATCCCTTTGATAGATACAGTTCTATATatgattttaatcttttattttttcaaactttgtATTCTTATAATCATATAGTGCCTGGTTTAACGGCAGGGAGTTTCTTTTAGTTGTATTTCTCTAGAAATATCATCTAGATTGCAATTTTGTGAGAAAAGTTGGGCCAATTCTCTGTTGTCTATAGACTACTAACTTCTATTTCCAGTGCATAAAACAAGTGGTCTACCCATTTTAGTCCTCCTTGTTTCAAAATCCCTTGGTTTCCTCATtgaatatatatgatttattacAATTTCTCATTCTGTTAGTCCTCCTAGTGGATTGTAAAGCAAATAATAAGCTATTCAAATAACCCAATAACAACCGTCTTATTGTTTAACAAACAATTATTGACCAATTGTGAGATATTATAATTCTCTCTTAATAACATTTTTTCTGTCCCCACCCCTACAAAATGTCTTGTAGCACAGATATCACCTGCTAGTTGCTACAAAGTACAAATTATAGAGCCTTGAAGCCAGCCTTCCTAAAAATCTTACATCTATTTCCAAAAGTGCCCCGGAACTTCCTAAAATTTGgttttatgtttatatatatatatatatatatttttttttttttctatgtttatattatatatattttaaaaaaccaaattatGATCATATATGCAGAGAAATGAAGTTTCTGGATTGGTACTTAAAGATTGCGTTAGTGTCAGCTGGTATTGGAGCTTCAATGGAGTTTTTTATGATCAAAACCGGCTTCTGTGTGAGAACCCTCCTTTTCATTTAATTCTTTATGCACAATCTTATCCTTTTGTGTTCCTTTTTCATCTATGAACTTGATTGTATGATTTTAGCTAGAAAAATTCTTTAAGAAGCAAATTTGGTTTATGATTGTGTGAAACTTGGCCGCATTGAGTATTATACAGTCTTGGAAACTTACTTTGATTGATAAAGCAATCTgctttattttccaattttgtttGTACTGGTTTGCATCAAGTAACGAGAGACTTGTGGCTACAAAATGCCTGTTTCACTAATTAAAAAGATCGTATCCAGTGCATAAAGCTTCCACATTTGTGGGGTCTAGAAGAGGTGATTTGTAGGCAGCCTTATCCCCATTTATCTTTTGGCACCCGTTTCtgtaattataatttgaaaatttccagAATCagattttgaatatttatattGCCCAGATTATAGTTTGATTATAAATGACAAATCTTACTAATTATTAGAGCCGTAATGTCAAAGTGAAAACAGGTATTGTTTCCACTGAACCTCAGTCCTTGAAATTCAACTAGAACTAGTTGTATAACTAAAGTTAGGTGGCCTCATTGGCATATGGCATCACACTCGCATATTTTTTGTTACAGTATTCGATGATGGGTTGCTGGTTTCATGCTTGTGATGAAGCTTCATCTTTACCAATTGAATGAGTTTTCCACCTATCCAACTGCCTTTTTATCAGAAAATTTAGTTATTGTTAGTGATATAGCTATTATTCTTGTCAAATGTCATTTGTTGTCATTAGTCTATTCCTTCAATGACCCATTCTGTAAAGATCATTTGTTACATTCTGTCAATTGATTCTTATTCTAACAATGTTATTATGTTATTGTGCAGATGACAAAGTGACTGTTCTAGAGTCAGAGAAGAGGGCTTGGGAGAATTCCCCAGAAGCTCAGGCTATCAGAGAAGCACTTGATCCTTGGAGAAATAATGATGCTCAAGCAAGAAAAAATTCGTAGCTTTCTGCTGTTGCAGTATGCTTTCCTCAGGTTTATTTCTTTGATGGTTTAACAGTATTTTAGGACCTTTCTTGTGGATACCGATGCATTTTCTCACAATAATTGAACAAAACTAGTCTGTCTGAGTTTCAATGTTTCAAGCATAATGGCCCAAATTGATATCTCCAGTGTAACCAAGTTTTCTGAGTTATGAGACTGctccacaaaacaaaataaaaataagtattgTTCAATACAGAAGGCTGTTTTTATCCTTTTCGTGgtgctttattttttaaaattcctgTATACCTTAAGAACAAATTTGATCTTAGTGGTTTTCTCCCTTCACCTAAAATTAAAGACCCTGAGAAGTCCTTGCATTACAAAATCACAACCTAGGAACTACAAATAACAACTACAACTAGGAAACAGGTTACAGAACTTAGAGTGACTCTCTGCCTCAGTTACAAGCTAAGAACTAGCAGGGTAAAAAGGATTTGCAGAATAGAACCATCAATCTCAATTCTCAACTCTTATATTAGCTATAGAACAGGGCTTACTACATTGACTGCTGATGTatttattatagataatttCCAAAGAGTAATGAGCAATGCTAGAgactagaaaaaaaattctttaactTGCTGAGGTGGGTACATGTGACTTAAGACAAGCAATAGGGTGGTGCTTTAGTTTTAGGACTAGTTGATGCTAAAAAAATCAActcaatttgaaaaaaagtaACTGTCTCTACCTTTGTTTTAATTGGTTGAACCTATGCAGAAGAGCCGAAATTGACCCCTCAAGATCAATGTAATTATCTGTAGATATCCAAATTAGATctataattttctctttttaatacattttaatcaaaatttggCATATGGTTagtaaatcaataatcaaagtTATCAATTTGTAATGTTTAAAGATGATAGAGAAAGATTTGTAATATTGTTACCTTTCTGTTACAATCTGTCAAGATTTGTAATAATTAATGACCTTTCTGTAATATTGTTACCTGTCTGTAATATGGTGGTTATTTAAATTGATTGTCTTCACAAAGCTATATTTAGAGGTCATTACCTTgacaaaaatcacattaatagTTGAAATTATTTATTGAGAATTTCATATGGATCAACAAATGGTGGTTGATCATTTACAGTTTAATAAGGACActaaatttttacattttttttaacaattggtAACAGAATATGTTGCAATTGATGCCTAACAAAAATGATGTTAGTGACCAGTATTTGTAAAAGCAATGTTACTCTCACAACTTGCTAGTGTTGTAAGTTGTGAAAAAGGGTTTTGAAAATAATTGTGTTCCTATCATTGCCTTCTACAGTCATGCATATTGATAGATTTGGTGTTAAAGTTAAACAACATATTCTCTTTACACAAATCGGACAAGACATGACATGTAAGCTTATTGTTGAGTTTGTTAATGATACTCGATGCCCCATCGTTATTAAAGAGAAATGAATGCACCTATCATTTGCAAGTAATAGTAAGATTTCCAACTGATTTTTCattatatgtatgtatacaAAAGTAATACAACATTCACGTTTCACTCTTCCAAATCTCAAGAAAGCAGATGATGATCCCAAACCACAAACTCCTTTATTTGCAAACCTGAGGCAGTCTTGGCAAgccataaaacaaaataaaacccacaacctTAACTCCATATAGTCACgaatacaaaacacacacacacacacacacacacacaaggttAGTTGTAGGCATCAGGGTGTGCCAAGAGGTAGGCCTCAATAGCCTTGAAAAGTCCTGCAGCCTTTTCTTTTCCAGCCTTAACTTGCTCTTCCTTGATTTCATGTTCTCCTTTTGTGTGGTACTTGCTGGTGCTCTTCAAGACGGATCCTCCATCAGGGCTTGCCACAATCTTGATCTCATATGAGATTTTCTCGAGTACTTCGCTCAAAGCATCACCCTCAATCACACTGTAACCATATATGAAGTTTGCGTGGTCAACCTCATCAATTCTATGCTTCACATACTTGAATTGACTGCCtgaaaaaatatagtaaaaacACTTGTCACTTACCTCTTCTCTAGGATTCAAATCCAGGTTATCCATTTATAAGTGAATCAAATAATGCCATTGAATCACAAAACTCtttaaagaatattttttaatttttaagaatgaAAGATGATAGTAATGGCATTTTTTTTCGCCTTCTAAAAAACAAGATATGTACTTTTAAATTGCTAAACAAATGATGTGTTGGAGATGAGAACAGAAACGAATTACCTTCGCCAAAGGTGATCTTCTTGATGGTTCCAGGGCCGCCATTTCCTTCAATGATTTCAGCACTCTTAATGGCATGAGGTGCAACCTTTGGGATGAGATTGTCAGCATCAAGGACAAAAGCCTTGAATAGCTTGGCTGGTGGGATAGCAGAGGTGGTCTCAGTCTCGTATGTGAAGACACCCATGATGACCTTGAGAGTTTGAAACTGGAAAGTGATGAAATGAAGATTGAAAGGAGGGTTGACTGAACTTGGGAGTGTTTGAGTTGGCAAGAAGTGAGAACTAGAGGGTGGTATTTATAACCTAAATGACGTCCTAATTATGACGAGGGTGATAATTTTCTAAGAAAAGCATTTATAATTTAGTCAAAGAAAGCACATTTGCAAATTGGTCTAATAAAATACACCCCATTTGATTCCAAATGCCGTCTTGACCACATTTTATTTCCGAGATATGTAACAAAAAGTCTCTAAAGACATGTGAAGAGAACAAACTTAGGATCTTGTGAGCTAACAGTAACAAGATAAAAAAACACGATGAAGGAACCTAAGTAGTATTTGGATTTTTAGAACTTCATAAGTTCTTTCTGCCTTCTGGCATATAATTTATAGATTCATGATCATATTACAAATCATTCATTTAGAGTTACttgagatagatagatagatgaCACAAACCAGAAGGTAAGATCATCGAAATACTTTTGGCCAGCTACATGTTGCAGCacctctttattattattattttttttatacatgatataaattttactctaacttaatttaagtgtatatgttgtgggttccagttggttcaactggtaaagtttttgatggttgtataagagatctgagattcaatCTCTGTCgaaaccaaaaattgattggtgtcttagtttgatgataaaga
It encodes the following:
- the LOC126688966 gene encoding uncharacterized protein LOC126688966; the protein is MKFLDWYLKIALVSAGIGASMEFFMIKTGFYDKVTVLESEKRAWENSPEAQAIREALDPWRNNDAQARKNS
- the LOC126688960 gene encoding major allergen Pru ar 1-like, with the translated sequence MGVFTYETETTSAIPPAKLFKAFVLDADNLIPKVAPHAIKSAEIIEGNGGPGTIKKITFGEGSQFKYVKHRIDEVDHANFIYGYSVIEGDALSEVLEKISYEIKIVASPDGGSVLKSTSKYHTKGEHEIKEEQVKAGKEKAAGLFKAIEAYLLAHPDAYN